One Polypterus senegalus isolate Bchr_013 chromosome 10, ASM1683550v1, whole genome shotgun sequence DNA segment encodes these proteins:
- the urp1 gene encoding urotensin-related peptide 1, with amino-acid sequence MQSWALLTIVAMLSAAGRMQAYPLFSGSNHILQGVPADVFQTLGESNEGDLRDRSLGDEETRQFKSLYPLLQSQDDDDDVQDSLRTTWIKGNKDSVQQEKMNNMVDDIKNAVLKLAAAEKLRSHGFVKSEQNTPKATKRACFWKYCVTN; translated from the exons ATGCAGTCCTGGGCTTTGCTCACCATTGTGGCCATGTTGTCAGCTGCTGGCCGTATGCAGGCGTATCCACTGTTCTCAGGAAGCAATCACATACTGCAAGGAG TACCAGCAGATGTGTTCCAGACATTGGGAGAAAGTAATGAAGGTGATCTGAGAGACAGAAGTCTTGGCGATGAAGAAACAAGGCAGTTCAAAAGCCTGTATCCCTTGCTACAAAgtcaggatgatgatgatgatgttcagGACAGCCTGCGGACCACATGGATCAAAG gTAACAAGGATTCTGTACAGCAGGAAAAAATGAACAACATG GTTGATGATATCAAAAATGCTGTTCTAAAACTTGCTGCAGCAGAAAAGTTGCGCAGTCATGGCTTTGTGAAGTCAGAGCAGAATACACCGAAAGCTACCAAAAGAG cTTGCTTTTGGAAATATTGTGTGACCAATTGA